The following proteins are co-located in the Takifugu flavidus isolate HTHZ2018 chromosome 16, ASM371156v2, whole genome shotgun sequence genome:
- the gphb5 gene encoding glycoprotein hormone beta-5 isoform X2: protein MDWERAGGGAEGPPGRIRQAGRTAIKGLFHASEGELSGQVGVRRSDLLLPLLLLLWFSSPTLSARQTPAVNLHRFVGCAVREFTFLARKPGCGALHITTDACWGRCETWEKPVLDPPFVDTYQRVCTYNRSRVVTVSLPGCLPDVDPAYSYPVALRCDCSVCVTSTTECITSV, encoded by the exons ATGGACTGGGAACGGGCTGGTGGTGGAGCCGAAGGGCCTCCGGGGAGGATCAGACAGGCAGGACGCACGGCCATAAAAGGCCTGTTCCACGCCAGCGAGGGAGAACTTTCAGGGCAGGTGGgcgtcag GAGGTCAGACCTGCTGCTCCcgttgcttcttcttctctggttctcCTCGCCGACACTCTCCGCCCGCCAGACGCCAGCGGTGAACCTGCACCGCTTCGTCGGCTGTGCCGTGCGAGAGTTCACCTTTCTGGCCAGAAAGCCCGGCTGTGGGGCGCTGCACATCACTACCGATGCCTGCTGGGGGCGCTGTGAGACCTGGGAG AAACCCGTCCTGGACCCCCCCTTTGTGGACACTTACCAGCGGGTCTGCACCTATAACCGGAGCCGTGTGGTGACGGTGAGCCTGCCGGGCTGCCTGCCGGACGTGGACCCGGCCTACTCCTACCCCGTGGCCCTGCGGTGCgactgcagcgtgtgtgtgaccAGCACCACCGAGTGCATCACCTCAGTGTGA
- the gphb5 gene encoding glycoprotein hormone beta-5 isoform X1 — MDWERAGGGAEGPPGRIRQAGRTAIKGLFHASEGELSGQVGVRCVCFSVCVRHSGTEKMILRQKQQLWRSDLLLPLLLLLWFSSPTLSARQTPAVNLHRFVGCAVREFTFLARKPGCGALHITTDACWGRCETWEKPVLDPPFVDTYQRVCTYNRSRVVTVSLPGCLPDVDPAYSYPVALRCDCSVCVTSTTECITSV, encoded by the exons ATGGACTGGGAACGGGCTGGTGGTGGAGCCGAAGGGCCTCCGGGGAGGATCAGACAGGCAGGACGCACGGCCATAAAAGGCCTGTTCCACGCCAGCGAGGGAGAACTTTCAGGGCAGGTGGgcgtcaggtgtgtgtgtttcagtgtgtgtgtgcgtcacaGCGGCACAGAGAAAATGATCCTGCGGCAGAAGCAGCAACTGTG GAGGTCAGACCTGCTGCTCCcgttgcttcttcttctctggttctcCTCGCCGACACTCTCCGCCCGCCAGACGCCAGCGGTGAACCTGCACCGCTTCGTCGGCTGTGCCGTGCGAGAGTTCACCTTTCTGGCCAGAAAGCCCGGCTGTGGGGCGCTGCACATCACTACCGATGCCTGCTGGGGGCGCTGTGAGACCTGGGAG AAACCCGTCCTGGACCCCCCCTTTGTGGACACTTACCAGCGGGTCTGCACCTATAACCGGAGCCGTGTGGTGACGGTGAGCCTGCCGGGCTGCCTGCCGGACGTGGACCCGGCCTACTCCTACCCCGTGGCCCTGCGGTGCgactgcagcgtgtgtgtgaccAGCACCACCGAGTGCATCACCTCAGTGTGA